The proteins below come from a single Tepidisphaeraceae bacterium genomic window:
- a CDS encoding DUF1569 domain-containing protein: protein MSAALKPPSAPARPGLSFVSVDDAIADVRTLCKGYAQAGNWTLEQVCWHLNFATRMRMKPGPFEPNTPEQDARAPIFAKVLAEGKLPPGLVAPDTMVPPTDADSSAVTQLVDALEKLKSFPGPFAPHRLFGHMSDADSRRQILIHAAHHLSYLAPNAPAPREGLTYGSPVDVIADVERLRRGHRQAGNWTLAQAAWHLAVPVRMCLRPVPPGTTSTPEQQALRTNLIVPLLASGVMPAGVEVSPDLDPLGKARDAITDRDIDHLIDAMRQLDAFREDRVNFGPFGLVTTDEFRRFNLLHAANHLRNFVPTH from the coding sequence GTGAGTGCCGCCCTCAAGCCACCGTCTGCGCCGGCCAGGCCTGGCCTGTCCTTCGTGTCGGTCGACGACGCGATCGCCGACGTACGGACGCTGTGCAAGGGGTACGCGCAAGCGGGAAACTGGACGCTGGAGCAGGTCTGCTGGCACCTGAACTTCGCGACGCGCATGCGCATGAAGCCGGGCCCGTTCGAACCGAACACGCCCGAGCAGGACGCGCGTGCGCCGATCTTCGCCAAGGTGCTGGCCGAGGGTAAGTTGCCGCCGGGACTCGTCGCGCCCGACACGATGGTGCCACCCACCGACGCCGATTCGTCGGCCGTCACTCAACTGGTGGACGCGCTGGAGAAGTTGAAGTCGTTTCCCGGCCCGTTCGCGCCGCACCGGTTGTTCGGTCACATGAGCGACGCCGACTCGCGCCGGCAGATCCTGATTCACGCGGCCCACCACCTCAGCTACCTCGCGCCAAACGCCCCTGCGCCGCGCGAGGGCCTGACGTACGGCTCGCCGGTCGACGTCATCGCCGATGTCGAACGGCTGCGTCGCGGTCACCGGCAGGCGGGCAACTGGACGCTGGCGCAGGCGGCGTGGCACCTCGCGGTGCCGGTGCGCATGTGCCTGCGGCCCGTGCCGCCCGGGACGACTTCAACCCCCGAGCAACAGGCACTGCGGACGAACCTGATCGTTCCCCTGCTGGCCTCAGGTGTGATGCCGGCGGGCGTGGAGGTATCGCCGGACCTCGATCCGCTCGGCAAGGCACGCGACGCGATCACCGATCGCGACATCGACCACCTGATCGACGCGATGCGCCAACTGGACGCCTTCCGGGAGGACCGCGTGAACTTCGGGCCGTTCGGCCTGGTGACGACCGACGAGTTCCGCCGGTTCAACCTGCTTCACGCGGCCAACCACTTGCGCAACTTCGTCCCAACGCATTAA
- the accC gene encoding acetyl-CoA carboxylase biotin carboxylase subunit produces the protein MFSKILIANRGEIALRIIRACRELGIQVVCVHSTADRDAAYLKLADQSICIGEASPAESYLNIPRIISAAEISDVQAIHPGYGFLAENAHFAEVCRSCKIEFIGPPASAMKAVGDKVECKRLAKRAKVPTVPGSDGAVEDEKTALKIAGQIGYPVIIKAAAGGGGRGMRVAHNDVSLRAGLKQAMAEAENAFKNPTVYIEKYVEFGRHVEVQILADSHGNAVHLWERDCSMQRRHQKLVEESPSPFLKQSVREKLCEAAVRLVKTAGYTNAGTVEFLVDQEQNFYLLEVNARIQVEHPVTEQVTGIDLIKEQIRIASGLPLSFKQKDITQVGHAIEVRINAEDPARNFAPSPGTITELRLPGGPGVRMDTHAYAGYRIPPNYDSMIGKLIVHRKTRAEAISAMKRALNEFHIAPIKTTIPLHLQIMDNEYFKNGDVDTGFVERVLFAK, from the coding sequence ATGTTTTCAAAGATCCTGATTGCCAATCGCGGTGAGATCGCCCTTCGCATTATTCGCGCCTGCCGCGAGTTGGGCATCCAGGTCGTCTGCGTCCACTCGACCGCCGACCGGGACGCCGCCTACCTGAAGCTTGCTGACCAGTCGATCTGCATCGGTGAAGCCTCCCCGGCCGAGTCGTACCTGAACATCCCGCGCATCATCTCGGCCGCCGAAATTTCCGACGTGCAGGCGATCCACCCGGGTTACGGTTTCCTCGCCGAGAACGCCCACTTCGCCGAGGTTTGCCGCAGCTGCAAGATCGAGTTCATCGGCCCCCCCGCCAGCGCGATGAAGGCCGTTGGCGACAAGGTCGAGTGCAAGCGACTGGCGAAGCGCGCCAAGGTGCCCACGGTTCCGGGCAGCGATGGCGCCGTGGAGGACGAGAAGACCGCCCTGAAGATCGCCGGCCAAATCGGCTACCCCGTCATCATCAAGGCCGCTGCGGGCGGTGGCGGTCGCGGCATGCGCGTTGCACACAACGACGTCTCGCTGCGGGCCGGCCTGAAGCAGGCAATGGCCGAGGCGGAGAACGCGTTTAAGAACCCGACCGTTTACATTGAAAAGTACGTCGAGTTCGGCCGGCACGTGGAAGTGCAGATCCTGGCCGACAGCCACGGCAACGCCGTCCACCTGTGGGAGCGCGACTGCTCGATGCAGCGGCGCCACCAGAAGCTGGTCGAAGAGTCGCCGTCGCCATTCCTGAAGCAGTCGGTCCGCGAGAAGCTCTGCGAAGCCGCGGTGCGCCTCGTGAAGACCGCCGGCTACACGAACGCCGGCACGGTGGAATTCCTGGTCGATCAGGAGCAGAACTTCTACCTGCTGGAGGTGAACGCCCGCATTCAGGTCGAACACCCCGTGACCGAACAGGTGACCGGCATCGACCTCATCAAGGAGCAGATCCGCATCGCCTCGGGCCTGCCGCTGAGCTTCAAGCAGAAGGACATCACGCAGGTCGGCCACGCGATCGAGGTGCGCATCAACGCCGAGGACCCCGCCCGCAACTTCGCCCCCAGCCCCGGCACGATCACCGAGCTGCGCCTGCCGGGCGGCCCTGGCGTGCGCATGGACACCCACGCCTACGCCGGCTACCGCATCCCGCCGAACTACGACAGCATGATCGGCAAGCTGATCGTGCATCGGAAGACGCGCGCCGAGGCGATCAGCGCGATGAAGCGGGCGTTGAACGAGTTCCACATCGCGCCGATCAAGACGACGATCCCGCTGCACCTGCAGATCATGGACAACGAGTACTTCAAGAACGGCGACGTCGACACCGGCTTCGTCGAACGCGTGTTGTTCGCGAAGTAG
- a CDS encoding family 78 glycoside hydrolase catalytic domain produces the protein MSNASIAPVDLRCEYQTNPIGLGETQPRLSWKLSASDANARNLKQSAYQILVASSVDVLAGGKGDLWDSGKVSSDASTFVPFAGTALRSGQRAVWNVRVWDQDGNAAAPSETASWEMGLLAARDWVGQWVGSPVTAGGPLHEGPAFMVRKPFSLGDKRKITSARLYATALGFYEFHINGQRVGNDALTPGWTDYNFRVQYQAYDVTAMLRAGDNAIGAWLADGWYCGYIGNIDRRQYYGDQPKLLAQLHVTFDDGSTQTLATDGTWTTSTGPMVSADMLMGQHYDARLEQPDWSAPGFDAATWQPVTVFSDERRTIVATPGPTVRQTQLVKPVSVRGVQVNWNTHAQVIDFGQNLVGRVRLTLRNAPAGTVLKIRHAEVLEKLKDGNLYTTNLRSAKNIDSYTTRGDAIETFDPQFTFHGFRYAEVQGFPDKALSPDDVVAVVIHSDYESSGSFECSEPLVNQLQQNIRWGWRGNSVDIPTDCPQRNERLGWTGDAQAFVRTAAFNYDVAGFFAKWTQDLRDAQSQHGAYPSIVPDTSWPKTKPNDAFNGDGGPAWADAGIICPWTMWACYGDLRLVERHYASMVRFLDYLVSAADKFGGIRSHPEWKGWHGFGDWLSQDAGPHHIMGLTPKDLIGTAFIAYDARLLSQIASALGKEKDAARFDKIAQDTTAVFQRRFVTPDGLVVGGTQTSYVLALHFDLLPEASRATAVDWLVRDIKSRGNKLATGFVGTPYLNHVLSRFGRLDVAYDLLMQKNWPSWLYAVTQGATTIWERWDGWTHDKGFQDASMNSFNHYAYGAVGDWLYQVVAGIDIDLNKPGYRHIQLRPRPLVGGPLSYAKASLDTWHGTIESGWTLEGTKLSYRVVVPPNTTATVTVPGSNAASDDARGTSQGDGTVFEVGSGTYVFTSELAAR, from the coding sequence ATGAGCAACGCCTCCATCGCCCCCGTCGACCTTCGCTGCGAGTACCAAACCAACCCCATCGGTCTCGGCGAGACGCAGCCGCGGCTCAGTTGGAAACTGTCGGCCAGCGACGCGAACGCGCGCAACCTGAAGCAGTCGGCTTACCAGATCCTCGTCGCGTCATCGGTCGACGTGCTCGCCGGTGGCAAGGGCGATTTGTGGGACAGCGGCAAGGTGAGCTCGGACGCCTCGACGTTCGTCCCGTTCGCGGGCACCGCCCTACGGTCGGGTCAGCGGGCCGTCTGGAACGTGCGCGTGTGGGACCAGGACGGCAACGCCGCAGCGCCCTCTGAGACCGCATCGTGGGAAATGGGACTGCTGGCCGCACGCGATTGGGTCGGCCAATGGGTCGGCTCACCCGTGACGGCCGGTGGGCCGCTTCACGAGGGGCCAGCGTTCATGGTCCGCAAGCCCTTCTCGCTCGGTGACAAGCGGAAGATCACCTCTGCCCGCCTGTACGCGACGGCACTCGGTTTCTATGAGTTCCACATCAACGGCCAGCGGGTCGGCAATGACGCCCTGACGCCCGGGTGGACGGACTACAACTTCCGGGTCCAGTATCAAGCCTACGACGTCACTGCGATGCTTCGCGCCGGTGACAACGCGATCGGCGCCTGGCTGGCCGACGGGTGGTACTGCGGCTACATCGGCAACATCGATCGCCGACAGTACTACGGCGACCAGCCGAAGCTGCTAGCGCAGCTGCACGTGACGTTCGACGATGGCTCGACGCAGACGCTCGCCACGGACGGCACCTGGACCACCAGCACCGGCCCGATGGTGTCGGCCGACATGCTGATGGGCCAGCACTACGACGCGCGGCTCGAACAGCCCGACTGGAGCGCTCCCGGTTTTGATGCCGCCACGTGGCAGCCCGTCACCGTCTTCAGCGACGAGCGCCGAACCATTGTCGCCACGCCCGGCCCCACCGTTCGCCAGACGCAACTCGTGAAGCCGGTCTCGGTCCGGGGCGTGCAGGTGAACTGGAACACGCACGCACAGGTGATCGACTTCGGCCAGAACCTCGTCGGCCGCGTGCGTTTGACCCTCCGTAACGCGCCTGCGGGTACGGTGCTCAAGATTCGCCACGCCGAGGTGCTGGAGAAGCTTAAGGACGGCAACCTGTACACCACCAACTTGCGCAGCGCCAAGAACATCGACTCGTACACCACGCGCGGCGACGCGATCGAAACCTTCGATCCTCAGTTCACGTTCCACGGGTTCCGTTACGCCGAAGTTCAGGGCTTCCCCGATAAAGCACTATCGCCGGACGACGTGGTTGCGGTCGTGATCCACAGCGATTACGAGTCCAGCGGTTCGTTTGAGTGCTCGGAACCGTTGGTCAACCAGTTGCAGCAGAACATCCGCTGGGGCTGGCGCGGCAACAGTGTCGACATCCCGACCGACTGCCCTCAGCGCAACGAGCGTTTGGGCTGGACGGGCGACGCGCAGGCGTTCGTCCGCACGGCCGCGTTCAACTACGATGTGGCCGGGTTCTTCGCGAAGTGGACGCAGGACCTGCGCGACGCGCAGAGCCAGCACGGCGCGTATCCATCGATCGTGCCCGACACGTCCTGGCCTAAGACGAAGCCGAACGACGCGTTCAATGGCGACGGCGGCCCGGCATGGGCCGACGCGGGCATCATCTGCCCTTGGACCATGTGGGCCTGCTACGGCGACCTGCGACTCGTCGAGCGCCACTACGCTTCCATGGTCCGGTTCCTCGACTACCTCGTGTCGGCGGCCGACAAGTTTGGTGGCATCCGGTCGCACCCGGAATGGAAGGGGTGGCATGGGTTCGGCGACTGGCTGTCGCAGGATGCCGGCCCGCACCACATCATGGGCCTGACGCCCAAGGACCTCATCGGCACCGCCTTCATCGCCTACGACGCGCGCCTGCTGTCGCAGATCGCCAGTGCGCTGGGCAAGGAAAAGGACGCCGCCCGGTTCGACAAGATCGCTCAGGACACGACCGCCGTTTTCCAGCGGCGCTTCGTGACGCCCGACGGGCTGGTCGTGGGCGGCACGCAGACGTCGTACGTGCTTGCGCTGCACTTCGACCTGCTGCCAGAAGCATCACGGGCAACCGCGGTGGATTGGCTGGTGCGCGACATCAAGTCGCGCGGCAACAAGCTGGCGACCGGGTTCGTCGGCACGCCCTACCTGAACCACGTCCTGAGCCGCTTTGGCCGGCTCGACGTGGCGTACGACCTGCTGATGCAGAAGAACTGGCCCAGCTGGCTCTACGCCGTCACGCAGGGTGCCACGACCATCTGGGAACGTTGGGACGGCTGGACGCACGACAAGGGCTTCCAGGACGCCAGCATGAACTCGTTCAACCACTACGCGTACGGCGCCGTGGGCGACTGGCTGTACCAGGTGGTGGCCGGCATCGATATCGACCTGAATAAGCCCGGCTACCGCCACATCCAACTGCGGCCGCGGCCGTTGGTGGGTGGGCCGTTGAGCTATGCCAAGGCATCGCTCGACACGTGGCACGGCACCATCGAAAGCGGTTGGACGCTGGAGGGGACGAAACTGTCGTACCGCGTCGTCGTCCCACCAAACACCACCGCGACGGTAACGGTGCCTGGTAGCAACGCGGCGTCGGACGATGCGCGGGGGACGTCGCAGGGTGATGGGACGGTGTTCGAGGTGGGTTCGGGCACGTACGTGTTCACAAGCGAACTCGCGGCGCGCTAG
- a CDS encoding 6-phosphofructokinase, with amino-acid sequence MAGNAVIGQSGGPTSVINQSLVGVVLEAQKSGHIKELYGAKHGVRGIVNGDFYKLKGASSELLERIANTPAAALGSTRDKPDAAYCEKILESFKKHDVRYFFYIGGNDSADTARIVQEMGAATGYELTVYHIPKTIDNDLRVHDHTPGYGSAAKFVAAAIMGDNYDNASLPGIKVDVIMGRHAGFLTAASVLARRNPEDGPHLIYCPEAPLSEEKFLADVDAVYKKRGRCLIAVSEGISQPGGKTWAEAMSSNIEKDSHGNIQLSGTGALGDYLASLITTKLQAPGGKKLRVRADTFGYLQRSFPGLAVSEVDAKEARLVGQKAVQVSAAGGIAECSIVMKRVSNSPYKIELETTSIKNVARETKHMDESHIIDGNNISQAFIDYAKPLVGNLPVVGAFDELK; translated from the coding sequence ATGGCAGGCAACGCAGTCATCGGTCAGTCGGGCGGTCCTACGTCGGTCATCAACCAGTCGCTGGTCGGCGTGGTTCTGGAGGCCCAGAAGTCCGGCCACATCAAGGAACTGTACGGCGCCAAGCACGGTGTGCGCGGCATCGTGAACGGGGACTTCTATAAGTTGAAGGGTGCGTCATCCGAGCTGCTCGAGCGCATCGCCAATACGCCCGCTGCAGCCTTGGGCAGCACGCGCGATAAGCCCGATGCGGCCTACTGCGAGAAGATCCTCGAGTCGTTCAAGAAGCACGACGTGCGGTACTTCTTCTACATCGGCGGCAACGACAGCGCCGACACCGCCCGCATCGTGCAGGAGATGGGCGCGGCCACGGGGTACGAGCTGACCGTCTACCACATTCCCAAGACGATCGACAACGATTTGCGCGTCCACGACCACACGCCCGGCTACGGCTCGGCCGCCAAGTTCGTGGCGGCGGCGATCATGGGCGACAACTACGACAACGCCAGCCTGCCGGGCATCAAGGTCGACGTGATCATGGGCCGCCACGCCGGCTTCCTGACGGCCGCCAGCGTGCTGGCGCGTCGGAACCCGGAAGATGGTCCGCACCTCATCTACTGCCCTGAAGCGCCGCTGAGCGAGGAGAAGTTCCTCGCCGACGTTGACGCCGTCTACAAGAAGCGCGGCCGCTGCCTGATCGCGGTCAGCGAAGGCATCAGCCAGCCCGGTGGTAAGACTTGGGCCGAGGCGATGAGCAGCAACATCGAGAAGGACAGCCACGGCAACATCCAGCTTTCAGGTACCGGCGCGCTCGGCGATTACCTCGCGTCCCTTATCACGACAAAACTTCAAGCCCCCGGCGGCAAAAAGCTGCGCGTGCGGGCCGACACGTTCGGTTACCTGCAGCGGTCGTTCCCGGGTTTGGCCGTCAGCGAAGTGGACGCCAAGGAAGCCCGCCTGGTCGGCCAAAAGGCCGTGCAGGTGTCGGCGGCCGGTGGGATCGCGGAATGCTCGATCGTCATGAAGCGCGTCAGCAACAGCCCGTACAAGATCGAGTTGGAAACGACGAGCATCAAGAACGTCGCCCGCGAGACCAAGCACATGGACGAGTCGCACATCATCGATGGCAACAACATCTCGCAGGCCTTCATCGACTACGCAAAGCCGTTGGTCGGCAACCTGCCGGTGGTGGGTGCGTTCGATGAACTGAAGTAG
- the aroE gene encoding shikimate dehydrogenase produces MTRLCVAIFVHSAEQAYRDATLAAEAGADMCELRIDHFYDADEVRALVAKISIPCIITCRPVWEGGRSDLADEYRVPTLQGLASTISAAYVDVELKSIEAFNNVDAPSERNASLIVSSHDFGGRPDRLYNILADLNASPADVAKVVWTARTVRDNIEAFEILLNKQKPTIAICMGEAGVISRILARKFGAFLSFATLEGDGGTAPGQISITDMKRLYRWDAISAQTRVYGVVGSPVGHSMSPAIHNAAFDETGHDGVYVPLLVNPGYESFKAFMETFIAFGSLHLSGLSVTIPHKENCLRYLQEKGADVEPLAESIGAVNTVVIERMTTGEPKLRGFNTDYAAILDSITDALSITRDDLKNYRVAVLGAGGTGRTAVAALAHYGATVVIYNRTRDRADALAAEFNGHSGKVVAAAMEKLCDSCCQIYINTTSVGMHPKVDESPFGDALPKLSADTLVFDAVYNPPLTTLLQQAQSQGARTVSGIEMFVRQAAGQFTAWTNKPAPVATMRRVIESRLSK; encoded by the coding sequence ATGACCCGCCTGTGCGTCGCCATCTTCGTCCACTCGGCCGAGCAGGCGTACCGCGACGCCACGCTCGCCGCCGAGGCGGGGGCTGACATGTGCGAGTTGCGGATCGATCACTTCTACGACGCCGACGAGGTGCGGGCGCTCGTCGCGAAGATCTCGATTCCCTGCATCATCACGTGCCGACCCGTTTGGGAAGGGGGTCGGTCGGACTTGGCCGACGAGTATCGAGTGCCGACGCTACAGGGGCTCGCATCGACGATCAGTGCCGCCTACGTCGACGTTGAGTTAAAGTCGATCGAGGCCTTCAACAATGTTGACGCGCCCAGCGAGCGCAACGCCAGCCTGATCGTCAGTTCTCACGACTTCGGTGGCCGGCCGGACCGTCTCTACAACATCCTCGCCGACCTAAACGCCTCACCCGCCGACGTTGCGAAGGTTGTCTGGACCGCCCGCACGGTTCGCGACAATATCGAGGCGTTTGAGATCCTGCTGAACAAGCAGAAGCCGACGATCGCGATCTGCATGGGCGAGGCGGGGGTCATCAGCCGGATTCTCGCCAGGAAGTTCGGGGCGTTCCTCTCGTTTGCGACGCTGGAAGGTGATGGTGGCACGGCCCCGGGCCAGATCAGCATCACCGACATGAAACGGCTGTACCGCTGGGATGCCATAAGCGCGCAAACGCGTGTTTACGGCGTCGTCGGGTCGCCGGTCGGTCATTCCATGTCGCCCGCGATCCACAACGCGGCGTTCGATGAAACGGGCCACGATGGCGTCTACGTGCCGTTGCTGGTGAATCCGGGATACGAGAGTTTTAAAGCGTTCATGGAGACGTTCATCGCCTTCGGGTCGCTGCATCTGTCGGGATTGTCGGTCACCATCCCCCACAAGGAAAACTGCCTGCGATACCTGCAGGAAAAGGGCGCAGACGTCGAGCCGCTGGCGGAGTCGATCGGGGCGGTGAATACGGTCGTGATCGAGCGCATGACTACCGGCGAACCGAAACTGCGCGGCTTTAACACTGACTATGCTGCCATCCTCGACAGCATTACTGACGCGTTGTCCATCACGCGTGACGACCTGAAGAATTATCGCGTCGCCGTCTTGGGCGCCGGGGGCACGGGACGCACTGCGGTGGCGGCGCTGGCGCATTACGGGGCGACGGTCGTCATTTACAACCGCACGCGCGACCGGGCCGACGCCCTGGCGGCCGAGTTCAACGGGCACAGTGGCAAAGTCGTGGCGGCCGCGATGGAAAAGCTCTGCGACTCGTGCTGCCAGATCTACATCAACACCACCAGCGTCGGCATGCACCCGAAGGTCGACGAAAGCCCCTTCGGTGACGCCCTACCGAAGCTCAGCGCCGATACGCTGGTATTCGATGCCGTCTACAACCCACCGCTAACGACGCTGCTGCAGCAGGCACAATCGCAAGGCGCTCGCACGGTCTCCGGCATCGAAATGTTCGTCCGCCAAGCCGCGGGCCAGTTCACGGCCTGGACCAATAAACCGGCGCCGGTCGCGACGATGCGCCGGGTGATCGAGTCGCGTCTGTCGAAGTAG
- a CDS encoding HD domain-containing phosphohydrolase, producing MSTLELKPGQVLAAPVAKPDQPDQTLLNRGYVLQAAVIQRLKDLGIACVFVDFPGLDDLDKLLAPQLSPERQRIYTQIKKTIETCQRSTKPAIAYNDYYGSTRDMICTLLGSGQNPVFMEQLARSNDDAVGHATAVAHLALVLGIKLEGYLIAERSRLPVGHAKETVNLGVAAMLHDLGKTKLPRPLQQQHIASAATLDEAQRREWEEHPRLGYEMIQSGVEATAASAVLHHHQRLDGTGFPAMDLDGVKQAPAGKKIHIFARILGAADLFDRLCTAADGQRRPNLEVLHLLRTAHGAAIDPMVLRMLAVVAPPYLPGSTVGLSDGSRAIVTSVNAKAPYFPGVRRLGSDEKLDDQTITLSPGDGPKIESVNGVRIADMLPGCDEPLSAIEKTDPAVAA from the coding sequence GTGTCGACCCTTGAACTCAAGCCCGGCCAAGTCCTGGCGGCGCCAGTCGCCAAGCCGGATCAGCCGGACCAGACGCTTCTCAACCGTGGCTACGTGCTGCAGGCGGCGGTCATCCAGCGCCTGAAGGACCTCGGCATCGCCTGCGTCTTCGTCGACTTTCCCGGCCTTGACGACCTCGACAAACTGCTCGCGCCACAGCTCAGCCCCGAGCGCCAGCGCATCTACACCCAGATCAAGAAGACGATCGAGACCTGCCAGCGCAGCACGAAGCCCGCGATCGCGTACAACGACTACTACGGCAGTACCCGCGACATGATCTGCACGCTGCTCGGCAGTGGGCAGAACCCCGTCTTCATGGAACAGCTGGCGCGTTCGAACGACGACGCCGTCGGTCACGCGACGGCGGTGGCGCACCTGGCGCTGGTGTTGGGCATCAAGCTCGAGGGGTACCTGATCGCCGAGCGCAGCCGTCTGCCGGTCGGGCATGCGAAGGAGACCGTAAATCTCGGTGTGGCCGCCATGCTGCACGATCTGGGCAAGACGAAACTGCCGCGCCCCCTTCAGCAACAGCACATCGCGTCGGCGGCCACGCTGGACGAAGCCCAGCGGCGCGAGTGGGAGGAACACCCGCGCCTCGGTTACGAGATGATCCAGTCGGGCGTCGAGGCGACGGCCGCCAGCGCGGTGCTGCACCATCACCAGCGCCTCGACGGCACCGGTTTCCCCGCGATGGACCTCGATGGTGTGAAGCAGGCCCCGGCCGGTAAGAAGATCCACATCTTCGCGCGCATCCTCGGTGCCGCCGACCTCTTCGACCGCCTTTGCACCGCCGCCGACGGCCAGCGCCGCCCCAACCTGGAGGTCCTGCACCTGCTGCGCACGGCGCACGGTGCCGCGATCGATCCGATGGTGCTCCGCATGCTCGCGGTCGTGGCCCCGCCCTACCTGCCGGGGTCAACCGTTGGCCTGTCCGACGGCTCACGCGCCATCGTCACGAGCGTGAACGCGAAGGCCCCCTACTTCCCCGGTGTGCGGCGGTTAGGCAGCGACGAGAAGCTGGACGACCAGACGATCACGCTGTCGCCAGGCGATGGGCCGAAGATCGAATCGGTCAACGGCGTGCGCATCGCCGACATGCTGCCCGGGTGCGATGAACCGCTTTCGGCTATTGAGAAGACTGATCCTGCGGTGGCCGCGTAG
- a CDS encoding ATP-dependent Clp protease proteolytic subunit, with translation MTQNTLIPMVIEKSGRGERAYDIYSRLLKDRIIMMNGPVTDDSANAVIAQMLFLSNDDPKTDIQLYVNSPGGSVSAGFGIVDTMQFLRCDVATTCIGMAASMGSVLLAAGTKGKRSVLKNSQVMLHQPLIGGVMQGPATDLGIEAAHMLRLRDRLYKMMSDYTGKTTEQIHRDFDRNKWLFAEEAVEYGCADRILDRAPSVAPRATDADEKE, from the coding sequence ATGACGCAGAACACCCTGATCCCGATGGTCATCGAAAAGTCCGGTCGCGGCGAGCGCGCCTACGACATCTACTCGCGCCTGCTGAAGGACCGCATCATCATGATGAACGGCCCCGTGACCGACGACTCGGCCAACGCCGTCATCGCGCAGATGCTGTTCCTGTCCAACGATGACCCCAAGACCGACATCCAGCTCTACGTCAACAGCCCCGGTGGCAGCGTGAGCGCGGGCTTCGGCATCGTCGACACGATGCAGTTCCTCCGCTGCGACGTCGCCACCACCTGCATCGGCATGGCCGCCAGCATGGGCTCGGTGTTGCTGGCCGCCGGCACAAAGGGCAAGCGGTCGGTGTTGAAGAACAGCCAGGTCATGCTGCACCAACCGCTCATCGGTGGCGTGATGCAGGGCCCGGCGACCGACCTCGGCATCGAGGCCGCCCACATGCTTCGCCTGCGCGACCGCCTGTACAAGATGATGAGCGACTACACCGGCAAGACCACCGAGCAGATCCACCGCGACTTCGATCGCAACAAGTGGCTGTTTGCAGAAGAGGCCGTCGAATACGGCTGTGCCGACCGCATCCTCGACCGCGCCCCGAGCGTTGCGCCCCGCGCGACCGATGCGGATGAGAAGGAATAG
- a CDS encoding VOC family protein produces the protein MYLSIDHPSIACRDLRKMVDWYCQTFAMKVIVDDGNAVLIGYDDTVSGGAMIEMGPATDAGPAQGQFGRMQPGIRHVALRVSDFDGAYAKLQRLGVSFVTDAPGQALGGGKTILFRDPEGNELQIVQR, from the coding sequence ATGTACCTCTCCATCGACCATCCCTCGATCGCCTGCCGCGACTTGCGGAAGATGGTGGATTGGTACTGCCAGACGTTTGCGATGAAGGTCATCGTGGACGATGGCAACGCGGTGTTGATCGGGTACGACGACACCGTGAGCGGTGGGGCGATGATCGAGATGGGCCCGGCGACCGACGCGGGACCGGCCCAGGGGCAGTTCGGTCGCATGCAACCCGGCATCCGCCACGTCGCGCTGCGCGTGAGCGACTTCGACGGGGCGTACGCGAAGCTGCAACGCCTCGGCGTCTCGTTCGTCACCGACGCGCCGGGACAGGCCCTGGGCGGTGGCAAGACGATCCTCTTCCGCGACCCGGAAGGGAACGAACTGCAGATCGTCCAGCGGTAA